One genomic window of Gemmatimonadota bacterium includes the following:
- the fabF gene encoding beta-ketoacyl-ACP synthase II → MTRRVVVTGLGLVTPVGLTVDESWTNLLAGVSGAAPITKFDPVRSSVRFACEVKGFDPLPYIDKKEARRYDLFAQYGLAAAHQAMVQAGLAEPGTINAARAGCIIGAGIGGMQTFTDNVEAYLTKGPDRVSPFFVPMFIPDIAAGLASIRYNLRGPNFATVSACASGAHAIGTSWQLIKGGISDVMLAGGCEAAITGLTVAAFGNMKALSTRNDEPTRASRPFDRGRDGFVLADGAGMMVLEEYEHAKARGATILGEVIGYGASGDAYHITSPPSDGHGAMQAMQMCLESGNISLDEVDYINAHGTSTPQGDIAETNAVKAVFGDRAKQLIFASTKSMTGHALGAAGAIEAVVSLLVARTGEVPPTINNDDPDPECDLDCVPNVKRSQPVRVALSNSFGFGGHNVTLAVRAL, encoded by the coding sequence TTGACGCGCCGCGTCGTGGTGACGGGACTCGGCCTGGTGACCCCGGTGGGGCTCACCGTGGACGAGTCCTGGACGAACCTGCTCGCGGGGGTCTCCGGCGCGGCGCCGATCACGAAGTTCGATCCCGTCCGGTCGTCGGTGCGCTTCGCGTGCGAGGTGAAGGGGTTCGATCCGCTCCCCTACATCGACAAGAAGGAAGCACGGCGCTACGACCTCTTCGCGCAGTACGGCCTGGCCGCCGCCCATCAGGCGATGGTGCAGGCCGGACTCGCGGAGCCGGGCACCATCAACGCCGCCAGGGCTGGCTGCATCATCGGGGCCGGCATCGGCGGCATGCAGACCTTCACCGACAACGTCGAGGCCTACCTCACCAAGGGGCCCGACCGTGTCTCGCCGTTCTTCGTCCCGATGTTCATTCCAGACATCGCGGCAGGATTGGCGTCCATTCGCTACAACCTCCGCGGCCCCAACTTCGCCACCGTCTCGGCCTGCGCCTCGGGCGCGCACGCCATCGGGACCTCGTGGCAGTTGATCAAGGGCGGCATTTCCGACGTGATGCTGGCCGGCGGCTGCGAGGCCGCGATCACCGGCCTCACGGTGGCGGCCTTCGGCAACATGAAGGCGCTGTCCACCCGGAACGATGAACCAACCCGGGCGTCGCGTCCGTTCGATCGCGGACGCGACGGCTTCGTCCTCGCCGACGGCGCCGGCATGATGGTGCTCGAGGAGTACGAGCACGCCAAGGCCCGTGGCGCGACGATCCTCGGCGAGGTCATCGGCTACGGCGCATCGGGCGACGCGTACCACATCACCTCGCCCCCGTCGGATGGCCATGGCGCGATGCAGGCGATGCAGATGTGCCTCGAGAGCGGCAACATTTCGCTCGACGAGGTCGACTACATCAACGCGCACGGCACCTCGACGCCTCAGGGCGACATCGCCGAGACCAACGCGGTCAAGGCGGTCTTCGGCGACCGGGCCAAGCAGCTCATCTTTGCCTCGACCAAGTCAATGACCGGACACGCGCTGGGCGCGGCCGGGGCGATTGAAGCCGTCGTGTCCCTGCTGGTGGCTCGCACCGGAGAAGTCCCGCCGACCATCAACAACGATGATCCCGATCCCGAGTGCGATCTGGATTGTGTGCCGAACGTCAAGCGGAGTCAGCCCGTGCGCGTGGCCCTCTCCAACTCCTTCGGCTTCGGCGGCCACAACGTGACGTTGGCGGTCCGAGCTCTCTGA
- a CDS encoding acyl carrier protein yields MSDVAEKVKDIIVEELGVEREKLSPEASFMEDLGADSLDTVELVMAFEKEFDIDIPDEDAEKLRTVGDALKYLNDKLGK; encoded by the coding sequence ATGAGTGACGTGGCGGAGAAGGTCAAGGACATCATTGTCGAGGAACTGGGTGTCGAGCGCGAGAAGCTCTCCCCGGAGGCCTCGTTCATGGAGGATCTCGGCGCCGACTCCCTGGATACCGTCGAGCTGGTGATGGCCTTCGAGAAGGAATTCGACATCGACATCCCGGACGAGGACGCGGAGAAGCTGCGGACCGTGGGAGATGCGCTGAAGTACCTGAACGACAAGCTGGGGAAGTGA
- the fabG gene encoding 3-oxoacyl-[acyl-carrier-protein] reductase: MTLQLDLTGRIAFVTGSTRGIGRAIAETLHAAGAQVAVVGRSAANAAEVAAAIGPRARGFACDVTQPDSIRAAITACEAELGPIDILVNNAGLTRDNLLIRLGQADWDEVLAANLTGAFVATQAVIKGMMKRRFGRVINIASVVGVTGNAGQANYAASKAGLIGFSKSVAKEYAARGVLVNCIAPGFIETDMTASLPETARAALLESIPLGRLGAPADIAGTVAFLASEMGAYITGQVLVVDGGMIG, translated from the coding sequence ATGACCCTCCAGCTTGATCTCACCGGGCGCATTGCGTTCGTGACCGGCAGCACCCGCGGCATCGGCCGTGCGATCGCCGAGACGCTGCACGCCGCTGGCGCCCAGGTGGCGGTCGTCGGTCGGTCGGCGGCGAACGCGGCCGAGGTCGCGGCGGCCATCGGCCCGCGTGCCCGCGGCTTCGCCTGCGACGTCACCCAGCCGGATTCCATCCGGGCCGCGATCACCGCCTGCGAGGCGGAACTCGGTCCGATCGACATCCTGGTCAACAACGCCGGCCTGACGCGCGACAACCTCCTCATCCGCCTCGGCCAGGCCGACTGGGATGAGGTGCTCGCCGCGAACCTGACGGGGGCGTTCGTCGCCACACAGGCGGTGATCAAAGGGATGATGAAGCGCCGCTTCGGGCGGGTCATCAACATCGCCTCGGTGGTCGGCGTGACCGGCAACGCCGGGCAGGCCAATTACGCGGCCAGCAAGGCGGGGCTGATCGGTTTTTCGAAGTCGGTGGCGAAGGAGTACGCGGCCCGGGGCGTCCTGGTGAACTGCATCGCGCCGGGGTTCATCGAGACGGACATGACGGCCTCCTTGCCGGAGACGGCCCGGGCGGCATTATTGGAGTCCATCCCGTTGGGTCGCCTCGGCGCCCCGGCGGACATCGCGGGAACCGTCGCGTTCCTTGCGTCGGAAATGGGGGCCTACATCACCGGGCAGGTCCTGGTGGTCGACGGCGGCATGATCGGCTGA
- a CDS encoding menaquinone biosynthesis protein, protein MRLGRLPWINTAPVFAAMDRGVVSCGAEVVTATAAELNDLLAAGELDVSAVSAVEYARDASLYHLLPNLAISCDGPVHSVALFSKRPVNELDGATVLRTASSRTSVLLLELLCKHRWQVSPQFATVRAEPNDLAGLQALPHDAVLVIGDAALHLRASGQYPVFIDLGQAWKEWTGLPFVFAVWAARRDADRTEALALHERLCASRDWGVANLDIIAAEAAARTGIPAATCRAYLGDLDYDLSYRHLAGLTEFFGRLAADGLVPNGSLTFLTAA, encoded by the coding sequence GTGAGGCTGGGTCGACTCCCCTGGATCAACACCGCCCCGGTCTTCGCGGCGATGGACCGGGGTGTGGTCAGTTGCGGGGCGGAGGTGGTCACCGCCACGGCCGCCGAACTGAACGACCTGCTCGCGGCCGGCGAGCTCGACGTGAGCGCCGTCTCGGCGGTCGAGTACGCGCGGGATGCGTCGCTCTACCACCTGCTCCCGAACCTCGCCATCTCCTGCGACGGCCCGGTGCACTCGGTGGCGCTCTTCTCGAAGCGGCCGGTGAACGAGCTCGATGGCGCCACCGTCCTGCGCACCGCGTCGTCTCGCACGTCGGTGCTGCTGCTCGAGCTACTCTGCAAGCACCGCTGGCAGGTGTCGCCGCAGTTCGCGACGGTGCGCGCCGAGCCGAACGACCTGGCGGGCTTGCAGGCACTGCCGCACGACGCCGTCCTCGTCATCGGCGACGCGGCGCTCCACCTCCGCGCATCGGGGCAGTACCCGGTCTTCATCGACCTGGGCCAGGCGTGGAAGGAGTGGACCGGGTTGCCGTTCGTCTTTGCCGTCTGGGCGGCCCGCCGCGATGCCGATCGGACCGAGGCACTGGCGCTTCACGAACGGCTCTGTGCGTCCCGCGACTGGGGCGTGGCCAACCTCGACATCATTGCCGCCGAGGCGGCCGCACGCACCGGGATCCCCGCGGCCACCTGCCGCGCCTATCTCGGCGACCTCGACTACGATCTCTCCTACCGGCACCTCGCGGGGCTGACCGAATTCTTCGGGCGTCTCGCCGCCGACGGACTGGTACCGAATGGCTCCCTCACCTTTCTCACGGCGGCCTGA
- a CDS encoding response regulator gives MTTPVMPTTQPPRGERRRGGVGFSAWTTALLVLLGTGGIAVVADQWYAGVRSELLRESVRNEVVPTATALETSLRGRMALLHGLSSFLEIHWAKPDRAKEFDRFAEDILRDVPSVLAVQFVAPDGIITHIWPQAGNEQAVGRNLLRDARPGTVADFQRALTEPGIVVSGPTELYQGGAGLVGRLAARGPDDSVIAVAAVVVRLAPIAVEAGLENLPNIRSALVDERGALIVGDSTVVGANGRAIRASVTFAGRQWQLLAMPTDGWAVTIRERVFPMRTALAALVLLAAGLALVLVGRRDARAEAARLRGEEKFSRLFSLTPDGVALTRFADGVLLEVNEGFVELTGRSRDEVLGRSAVELKLWPTPADREAMVRAISRDGTLTDFAVALVRPDGAVRETRLAGRLVDIDGMRCVLMIIRDVTEQRKLERRLTEAARLESIGRLAGGIAHDFNNLITAISGYGHLLEARVADQPEALADVQEIVRSSARAADLTSQLLAFARRQVVQPRVVDVNALILDANRRLRQLVGDGVALSIRLSPDPAPILIDPTQGDQLLTNLAVNARDAMPEGGTLTIQALAVRDEVHLTFRDTGQGIAPEVLAHLFEPFFTTKPAGQGTGLGLATCYGIMEQAGGRIEVQSTVGEGALFRLVFPRASAEVEAAASAAAVEKKAAGGATVLVAEDEAQVRKLVDRVLTQLGYVVLSAASGAEALALDANHGGTIDMLLTDMVMPGMGGGELSRRIRERHPQMKVLLMSGYSEELVAAEHGDVPFLPKPFTPEELSTKVREVLGG, from the coding sequence ATGACGACCCCGGTCATGCCGACCACTCAGCCCCCCCGCGGCGAACGCCGGCGGGGGGGCGTCGGTTTTTCGGCCTGGACGACGGCCCTGCTGGTGCTCCTCGGCACCGGAGGGATCGCGGTGGTCGCGGATCAGTGGTACGCCGGAGTGCGCAGCGAGCTGCTGCGGGAGTCGGTGCGCAACGAAGTGGTGCCGACCGCCACGGCGCTCGAAACGTCCCTGCGCGGTCGGATGGCGCTGCTGCATGGGCTCTCGTCCTTCCTCGAAATTCATTGGGCGAAGCCCGATCGCGCGAAGGAGTTCGACCGCTTCGCGGAGGACATTCTCCGGGATGTGCCCAGCGTGCTCGCGGTGCAATTCGTCGCTCCCGACGGGATCATCACCCACATCTGGCCGCAGGCGGGCAATGAGCAGGCGGTCGGCCGGAATCTGTTGCGTGATGCCCGACCCGGCACGGTCGCCGACTTCCAGCGAGCGCTGACCGAGCCGGGAATCGTCGTGTCCGGCCCCACCGAGCTGTATCAGGGCGGAGCCGGACTCGTCGGGCGACTCGCCGCGCGCGGCCCCGATGACTCGGTCATCGCCGTGGCCGCCGTGGTGGTGCGACTGGCACCGATCGCCGTAGAGGCGGGGCTCGAGAACCTTCCCAATATCCGGAGCGCGCTCGTCGACGAACGCGGCGCGCTGATCGTCGGTGATTCGACAGTGGTCGGGGCAAACGGTCGGGCCATCCGCGCATCGGTCACCTTCGCGGGGCGGCAGTGGCAACTGTTGGCGATGCCGACTGACGGCTGGGCCGTGACGATCCGGGAGCGCGTCTTTCCGATGCGCACGGCCCTGGCGGCCCTCGTGCTCCTCGCCGCCGGGTTGGCACTCGTCCTGGTGGGGCGTCGCGACGCACGCGCCGAAGCGGCGCGGCTTCGGGGCGAGGAGAAGTTCTCCCGGCTCTTCTCGCTCACGCCGGACGGCGTGGCACTCACGCGCTTTGCCGATGGGGTGTTGCTCGAGGTCAACGAGGGCTTCGTCGAGTTGACCGGGCGCAGTCGGGACGAGGTGCTCGGGCGATCGGCCGTGGAGCTGAAGCTCTGGCCGACGCCGGCCGACCGCGAGGCGATGGTGCGCGCGATCTCGCGGGACGGTACGCTGACGGACTTCGCCGTCGCGCTGGTGCGTCCCGATGGCGCGGTCCGCGAGACGCGACTGGCGGGCCGACTCGTCGACATCGACGGGATGCGCTGCGTGCTGATGATCATCCGCGACGTGACCGAGCAGCGGAAGCTCGAGCGGCGGCTGACCGAGGCGGCACGGCTCGAGTCGATCGGGCGGCTGGCTGGTGGGATCGCGCACGACTTCAACAATCTGATCACCGCGATCTCCGGCTATGGCCACCTGCTCGAGGCGCGGGTCGCCGATCAACCCGAAGCGTTGGCCGACGTGCAGGAGATCGTCCGCTCCTCGGCGCGGGCGGCGGACCTCACCTCGCAGTTGCTGGCGTTCGCGCGTCGGCAGGTGGTGCAGCCGCGCGTGGTCGACGTCAACGCGTTGATCCTCGACGCGAATCGCCGGTTGCGCCAGCTGGTGGGCGACGGTGTCGCGCTCAGCATTCGGCTCTCCCCGGACCCGGCCCCCATCCTGATCGACCCCACGCAGGGCGACCAGCTGCTGACCAATCTCGCGGTCAATGCGCGCGACGCGATGCCCGAAGGCGGCACGCTCACCATCCAGGCATTGGCGGTCCGCGATGAGGTGCACCTGACCTTCCGCGACACCGGCCAGGGCATCGCCCCGGAAGTGCTGGCGCACCTCTTCGAGCCGTTCTTCACGACGAAGCCGGCGGGGCAGGGCACCGGTCTCGGCTTGGCGACCTGTTACGGCATCATGGAGCAGGCGGGCGGGCGGATCGAGGTGCAGTCGACCGTCGGTGAGGGGGCGTTGTTCCGGCTGGTCTTCCCGCGGGCCTCGGCAGAGGTCGAGGCGGCGGCGAGTGCGGCGGCGGTCGAGAAGAAGGCCGCGGGTGGCGCAACGGTGCTGGTGGCAGAAGACGAGGCGCAGGTCCGCAAGCTGGTCGACCGGGTGTTGACGCAGCTCGGCTACGTGGTCCTCAGCGCGGCGAGCGGGGCCGAGGCGCTCGCGCTGGACGCAAACCATGGCGGCACGATCGACATGTTGCTCACCGACATGGTGATGCCGGGAATGGGCGGCGGCGAGCTGTCGCGCCGGATCCGCGAGCGGCATCCGCAGATGAAGGTGCTGCTGATGTCGGGCTACAGCGAGGAGCTGGTGGCGGCCGAGCACGGCGACGTGCCGTTCCTGCCGAAGCCGTTCACGCCGGAAGAGTTGTCGACGAAGGTGCGGGAGGTGTTGGGAGGGTAG
- the fabD gene encoding ACP S-malonyltransferase yields the protein MVTVLLFPGQGSQKVGMTRDLAEAFPAARDVLQRIDDELSTPLSTLMWEGPEVDLTLTHNAQPAILAHSAAVLAVLGDKLGPVAAAAGHSLGEYSAWVAAGALEATDAAVLVRRRGALMYEAGRARPGAMAAVLGLDTAIVERCCAEASAAGGGVVVAANQNAPDQTVISGDPSAVERGGEACKAAGAKRVLPLKVSGAFHSPLMESAVRGLRDALDVAPFRTPAFPVCANATAELVDDRDDAIRLLGDQLTAPVRWVASMQRIAREYPDARWLEIGPGSVLTGLLKRIVPEASCTPLGTAADLETFLAS from the coding sequence GTGGTAACCGTCCTCCTGTTCCCCGGGCAGGGGTCGCAGAAGGTCGGGATGACGCGTGACCTGGCCGAGGCGTTTCCGGCTGCGCGCGATGTGCTGCAGCGGATCGACGACGAACTCTCGACGCCGCTGAGCACGTTGATGTGGGAGGGCCCCGAGGTCGACCTCACGCTCACGCACAATGCGCAGCCCGCGATCCTCGCCCATTCGGCGGCGGTGCTGGCGGTGCTCGGTGACAAGCTCGGCCCCGTCGCGGCGGCGGCTGGGCACTCGCTGGGCGAGTACAGCGCCTGGGTCGCCGCTGGCGCCCTCGAGGCGACCGACGCCGCCGTGCTGGTGCGCCGACGGGGCGCGCTGATGTACGAGGCGGGCCGGGCACGTCCCGGCGCGATGGCGGCGGTGCTCGGGCTCGACACGGCCATCGTCGAGCGCTGCTGTGCCGAGGCGAGTGCCGCGGGCGGTGGCGTGGTCGTCGCCGCCAACCAGAATGCACCGGATCAGACGGTCATCTCCGGCGATCCGTCGGCGGTCGAGCGTGGTGGCGAGGCGTGCAAGGCCGCCGGGGCCAAGCGGGTGCTGCCGCTCAAGGTCAGTGGGGCGTTTCACTCGCCGCTGATGGAGAGCGCCGTGCGCGGGCTTCGCGATGCGCTCGACGTCGCCCCCTTCCGGACGCCCGCCTTCCCGGTCTGCGCCAACGCCACGGCCGAGCTGGTGGACGATCGCGACGACGCCATCCGGCTGCTCGGTGATCAGTTGACCGCCCCGGTGCGCTGGGTCGCCTCGATGCAGCGGATCGCGCGGGAGTACCCCGACGCACGCTGGCTCGAGATCGGCCCGGGCAGTGTGCTCACCGGCCTCCTCAAGCGCATCGTCCCCGAGGCGTCCTGCACGCCGCTCGGGACCGCTGCCGACCTCGAGACCTTCCTCGCCTCATGA